The Jannaschia sp. GRR-S6-38 genomic interval GTACTTGAAGAGCCGCGCCTCGCGGACCCACAGGTCCATGATGCCGCCATCGTTCACCAGGTCGTCGCCAACGGACTGGATGAAGCAGGCATGGGGCTGCGGATGCTCGTAGGAGGATTTCGACTTCACCAGCTTGCCGGTGAACGGATCGACATAGTGGTGGCCCTGCGCGGGGCCATCGATGCCATAGGCCCAGTGCAGGCCGGTGTTGAACCATTGCGGGCTGTTCGGCGCGCCCATCTGGCGGGCGAGCATGACGCGCATCTCGTCGAAATAGGCGCGCGCGTCGTCTTCGGAGGAGAAATAGCCGCCCTTCCAGCCCCAATAGGCCCAGGCGCCCGCCAGCCGGTCGAAGACCTGCTTGGACGAGGTCTCGCCGCCGTAGCGCGCCTCCTCGGGCAGCTCGGCCAGTGCGGCCTCGTCGGCGGTGCGGCGCCACAGGAACTCGGGCACGCCCTTTTCCTTGACGGCCTTCAGCCGCGCCGGGACGCCGGCCTTGCGGAAGTATTTCTGCGCGATCACGTCGGAGGCGACCTGGCTCCAGCCCTCGGGGATCTCGACCGCGTCCAGCTTGAACACCGTGGTGCCGTCCGGATTGCGGATCTCCGAGGTGGTCGTGGTGAAGGCCAGCGCCGCGTAGGCGTCCTTGCCGGCTTCGGTCAATTTCCGTTCGATGCGCATAATCGGGGCTCTCCTGCCAAATGTCCGTGTCCTGCCGGACGCGCGCACTCTCCCGCCCCCGGCGTCTGCCACCCGGGCGGGCCCCTTTCGCCGGGGCCGGTGCTTTCGTCCTGTTCCGCCGGACCGCACCATATATGGTGTATACCCCCGACAGGACCGCAAATTAGAGGGCGTTCGCGCAAAGCGTCAACGATTCGTCACAAAGAAATTGTGGGCCGTTCCTGTGGGTAAGTTGTGAGCCCCGGCTGAGCGCTTGTCGCCGCCGCGCCGAGGCGGTGGAGCGTCGCGCGCGGGGCCCGTTTCGCAGGGGTTTACGCAAGGTCCTCCCTGTGGAGCGATCGGGGAGAAATCGCCGTACCCCGTCGCCGGCGATGTGGTTTTCGGAGCACAGCGAAGCCCGGACCCCGCACCACGACATGCCCTCGCCGCCCCGCACCCCTCGGGGCGATGCCCCTCCGGGCCGCAAGATCTTGTGTCCGACTGGTCGGGGCGGCGAGATTCGAACTCACGACCCCCTGTACCCAAAACAGGTGCGCTACCAGACTGCGCCACGCCCCGACCTGCGCGGCGGGTTAGCAGGGACGCGCGCTATTGGGAAGCATCCTCGCAGGGCCATGCCGCGCCGTCCTGCGGCATCACGGGCGAGCGCAGCTCGTCGCCCGCATCGATGCCCAGCGTCTCCGCCATCCCGCCATTGATCTCGAGCACCGCGCGCGTGGGCGCGCCGGAGCGGATCACCGTCTCGTCGCGCGGGATCGCGTTGGCATGGACCTTCACCACGCGCCCCGCTTCGTCGAGGAAGATCATGTCGAGCGGGATCAGCGTGTTGCGCATCCAGAAGCCGACCTCCTGCGTGCGCGGGTAGACGAAGAGCATGCCCGCCATGCGCGCCAGCTCCTCGCGGAACATCAGACCCCGCGCCTGCT includes:
- a CDS encoding DUF192 domain-containing protein, which gives rise to MGILHRLIRRGLGGAAAWALTCGAALAACAADRVDIRGEFGKAQFRVELALTTEEQARGLMFREELARMAGMLFVYPRTQEVGFWMRNTLIPLDMIFLDEAGRVVKVHANAIPRDETVIRSGAPTRAVLEINGGMAETLGIDAGDELRSPVMPQDGAAWPCEDASQ